In a single window of the bacterium genome:
- a CDS encoding NUDIX hydrolase, translating into MTGGARVLGSRRVFAGRAFSVRVDEMENAGGRRWALEVVEHPGAVAMVAMLPDREIVLVQQTRHAVGRMLFEIPAGTIEPPETPEACARRELAEEAGYAAHAWERLATFYPAPGFSNEEMHLFLAEDLHPATAEREEEDLTVHRVPLAVARRLVATGEIRDAKSIVGILLAAERFGVPTA; encoded by the coding sequence ATGACGGGCGGCGCGCGCGTGCTCGGCAGCCGCCGGGTGTTCGCCGGCCGCGCCTTTTCGGTGCGCGTGGACGAGATGGAGAACGCCGGCGGCCGCCGGTGGGCGCTGGAAGTGGTGGAGCATCCCGGCGCGGTGGCGATGGTCGCGATGCTCCCCGACCGGGAGATCGTGCTGGTCCAACAGACACGGCACGCGGTCGGCCGGATGCTGTTCGAAATTCCCGCCGGGACGATCGAACCGCCCGAGACCCCGGAAGCCTGCGCGCGGCGCGAGCTCGCCGAAGAAGCCGGCTACGCCGCGCACGCGTGGGAGCGGCTCGCGACGTTCTATCCGGCTCCCGGTTTCTCCAACGAAGAGATGCATCTGTTTCTCGCGGAGGATCTGCATCCCGCGACGGCGGAGCGGGAGGAAGAGGATCTTACGGTGCACCGCGTCCCGCTCGCCGTCGCGCGGCGCCTCGTCGCGACCGGCGAGATCCGCGACGCGAAGTCGATCGTCGGCATCCTGCTCGCGGCGGAACGATTCGGCGTGCCGACGGCGTGA
- the ilvE gene encoding branched-chain-amino-acid transaminase, which translates to MGLVFVNGRFVSKEEASVSVYDHGFLYGDGVFEGIRCYNGRIFKLTEHVDRLFESARTLKLEIPMSRDEVSGAIVETVRRTGLRDAYIRPVVSRGRGDLGIDPRKCPKASVVIIVDTIQLYPEEAYRKGLRLVTTSTRQRPVDVLNPRVKTCNYLNNIMARLEVNLTGADEGLMLTTEGYVAECTADNVFMVRNGRVATPPAYLGILQGVTRQTVLDLCAAMGVPAAEQVLTLHDIYTADECFLTGTGAELGPVVEVDGRAVGTGKPGPITMKVLAAFRDLATREGTPVYETTGARGGD; encoded by the coding sequence ATGGGACTGGTCTTCGTCAACGGCCGCTTCGTCTCCAAGGAGGAAGCCAGCGTCTCGGTCTACGACCACGGCTTCCTGTACGGCGACGGGGTGTTCGAAGGGATTCGCTGCTACAACGGCCGGATCTTCAAGCTGACCGAGCACGTGGACCGCTTGTTCGAGTCCGCCCGTACCCTGAAGCTCGAGATCCCGATGAGCCGCGACGAGGTCAGCGGCGCGATCGTGGAGACCGTCCGGCGCACCGGGCTGCGCGATGCCTACATCCGCCCGGTTGTGTCCCGCGGCCGCGGTGATCTCGGCATCGACCCCCGCAAATGCCCGAAGGCGAGCGTCGTGATCATCGTCGACACGATCCAGTTGTATCCGGAAGAGGCGTACCGCAAGGGGCTTCGGCTCGTGACGACCTCGACCCGGCAGCGGCCGGTCGACGTGCTCAACCCGCGCGTCAAGACCTGCAACTACCTCAACAACATCATGGCGCGCCTCGAGGTGAACCTGACCGGCGCCGACGAGGGCCTGATGCTGACGACGGAAGGCTACGTCGCCGAGTGCACCGCCGACAACGTCTTCATGGTGCGCAACGGGCGCGTCGCGACGCCGCCGGCGTACCTCGGCATTCTGCAGGGCGTGACACGCCAGACGGTGCTGGACCTCTGCGCTGCGATGGGCGTGCCGGCGGCGGAACAGGTGCTGACGCTGCACGACATCTACACCGCCGACGAGTGCTTCCTGACCGGCACCGGCGCGGAACTCGGGCCGGTCGTCGAGGTCGACGGACGGGCCGTCGGCACCGGCAAGCCGGGGCCGATCACGATGAAGGTGCTGGCCGCGTTCCGGGACCTCGCCACCCGCGAAGGCACCCCGGTCTACGAGACCACCGGAGCGCGAGGCGGCGACTGA
- a CDS encoding CTP synthase, translated as MTQQQTKYIFVTGGVASALGKGITSASLGRLLKSRGWRVSALKFDPYVNVDAGTMNPFQHGEVFVTDDGAETDMDLGHYERFIDESLGRDNNTTTGKIYGAVIARERRGEYLGGTVQVIPHVTNEIRDEISRVARLQRADVMIVEVGGTVGDIESLPFLEAIRQFRRFVGEANVMYVHVSLVPYLRGAGELKTKPTQHSVKELRSIGIHPDVIVCRAERPLSRSLRDKLALFCDVTPEGVIQSIDAQSVYEVPLVLEDEGLARIAEKRLDLPVRAPDLTDWRVMVDRLLNSPEVVEIALVGKYMGNDDSYISIEEALRHGGIATGCRVRIVRQDSEELEALDEAGVAARLGRFHGILVCPGFGARGVEGKVKAAQFARTYGVPFFGVCYGMQWAVVEFARHVCGLEGANTTEVDPATPHPVIDLLPEQKAVTDKGGTMRLGLYPCRLAPGSLAHAAYGTDDVEERHRHRFEVNNEYLPVLTRHGLRVTGLYPERNLVEIVELPGHPWFLGTQFHAEYRSRPTRPHPLYRSFVAAALARQHSVGADAAGDGLRPEVPRQTGHTKEASAPRANR; from the coding sequence ATGACGCAGCAGCAAACCAAGTACATCTTCGTCACAGGGGGCGTCGCCTCGGCGCTCGGGAAGGGCATCACGTCGGCCTCGCTCGGCCGTCTGCTCAAGAGCCGCGGGTGGCGGGTCAGCGCGCTGAAGTTCGACCCGTACGTCAACGTGGACGCCGGGACGATGAACCCGTTCCAGCACGGGGAGGTCTTCGTCACCGACGACGGCGCCGAGACCGACATGGACCTCGGGCACTACGAGCGGTTCATTGACGAGAGCCTCGGGCGCGACAACAACACGACGACCGGCAAGATCTACGGCGCCGTGATCGCCCGCGAGCGCCGGGGGGAGTACCTCGGCGGGACCGTGCAGGTCATTCCGCACGTCACGAACGAGATCCGCGACGAGATCAGCCGCGTCGCGCGCCTTCAGCGCGCGGATGTGATGATCGTCGAGGTCGGCGGAACGGTCGGCGACATCGAGAGCCTGCCGTTCCTCGAAGCGATCCGGCAGTTCCGGCGCTTTGTCGGCGAGGCCAACGTGATGTACGTGCACGTCTCGCTCGTCCCGTACCTCCGCGGCGCCGGCGAGCTCAAAACCAAGCCGACGCAGCACAGCGTCAAGGAACTGCGCAGCATCGGCATTCATCCGGACGTCATCGTGTGCCGGGCGGAGCGTCCGCTGTCGCGCAGCCTGCGCGACAAGCTGGCGTTGTTCTGCGACGTGACGCCCGAGGGCGTGATCCAGTCCATCGACGCGCAGAGCGTGTACGAAGTCCCGCTGGTCCTGGAGGACGAGGGACTCGCGCGCATCGCCGAAAAGCGCCTCGACCTGCCGGTCCGCGCGCCGGACCTGACGGACTGGCGCGTAATGGTCGACCGCCTGCTGAACTCGCCCGAAGTGGTCGAGATCGCGCTTGTCGGGAAGTACATGGGCAACGACGATTCCTACATCAGCATCGAGGAGGCGCTGCGGCACGGCGGGATCGCGACCGGCTGCCGTGTGCGCATCGTCAGGCAGGACTCCGAGGAGCTCGAGGCGCTCGACGAGGCCGGCGTGGCGGCGCGGCTCGGGCGGTTCCACGGCATCCTCGTATGTCCGGGGTTCGGCGCCCGCGGCGTGGAGGGCAAGGTGAAGGCCGCGCAGTTTGCGCGGACGTACGGCGTGCCGTTCTTCGGGGTCTGCTACGGCATGCAGTGGGCCGTGGTCGAGTTCGCGCGCCACGTCTGCGGACTCGAGGGCGCCAACACGACAGAAGTGGACCCGGCGACGCCGCATCCGGTGATCGATCTGCTGCCGGAGCAGAAGGCCGTGACGGACAAGGGCGGCACGATGCGGTTGGGCCTCTATCCCTGCCGGCTTGCCCCGGGTTCGCTCGCGCACGCGGCGTACGGGACGGACGACGTCGAGGAGCGCCACCGGCATCGGTTCGAGGTCAACAACGAATACCTGCCGGTTCTGACGCGCCACGGGCTGCGCGTGACCGGGCTCTACCCGGAGCGCAATCTCGTCGAGATCGTCGAGCTGCCCGGACACCCGTGGTTTCTCGGAACGCAGTTCCACGCGGAATATCGGTCGCGGCCGACGCGGCCGCATCCGCTGTACCGGTCGTTCGTGGCGGCGGCGCTCGCGCGGCAGCACAGCGTGGGCGCGGACGCCGCCGGGGACGGTCTCCGGCCGGAGGTCCCCCGGCAGACGGGGCATACAAAGGAGGCCTCCGCGCCAAGGGCGAACCGCTGA
- a CDS encoding NAD(+)/NADH kinase: MNAVGLIVNIEKLRGDPEVGHLARHAVTLLTSRGVDVIVNQESAQTLGLSELGAPAAELAGRVEMLVVFGGDGTILNSARQAAPNGIPILGVNLGGFGFLAEVHDRAVDDALLRVLAGDYRVDERMMLLAQICRVKSTAAGAGEERIVRELLALNDVVVTKSGYARILRIRTDINDDHLATHLADGLIVATPTGSTAYSLSAGGPILHPDLDAIVLTPICAHTLNARAVVLSGNEAITIRVEPTGAPSVLTVDGQEGEPLEPEDIVRVARAPCRTRLVRLGRTGFYRLLRTKLSWGGER, translated from the coding sequence ATGAACGCCGTCGGCCTGATCGTCAACATCGAGAAATTGCGGGGCGACCCCGAGGTCGGACACCTGGCGCGGCACGCGGTGACGCTGCTGACCTCGCGCGGGGTCGACGTGATCGTCAACCAGGAGAGCGCGCAGACCCTCGGCCTCTCCGAGCTCGGCGCGCCGGCCGCCGAGCTCGCCGGGCGCGTGGAGATGCTGGTCGTTTTCGGCGGAGACGGCACGATCTTGAATTCGGCCCGGCAGGCCGCACCCAACGGGATTCCTATCCTCGGCGTGAACCTCGGCGGGTTCGGCTTCCTGGCCGAGGTGCACGACCGGGCCGTCGACGACGCGCTGCTGCGCGTCCTCGCCGGCGATTACCGCGTGGACGAGCGGATGATGCTGCTGGCGCAGATCTGCCGCGTCAAGTCCACGGCGGCCGGCGCCGGAGAGGAACGGATCGTCCGCGAGCTCCTGGCGCTCAACGACGTCGTCGTCACGAAGAGCGGCTACGCCCGAATTCTACGGATCCGCACCGACATCAACGACGACCACCTGGCCACGCACCTGGCGGATGGACTCATCGTCGCCACCCCGACCGGCTCGACGGCGTACTCGCTCTCGGCAGGCGGCCCGATCCTGCACCCCGATCTCGACGCGATCGTGCTCACCCCGATCTGCGCGCACACGCTGAACGCCCGCGCCGTCGTGCTTTCCGGCAACGAGGCGATCACGATCCGCGTCGAGCCGACCGGCGCGCCGTCCGTGCTGACGGTCGACGGCCAGGAGGGCGAACCGCTCGAGCCGGAAGATATCGTGCGGGTGGCGCGGGCGCCGTGCCGGACGCGCCTCGTCCGCCTCGGGCGCACGGGCTTCTATCGGCTGCTGCGCACGAAGCTGTCGTGGGGCGGCGAACGATGA
- a CDS encoding TlyA family RNA methyltransferase, with product MKRGTGVRLDERLVLEGLADTRARAQAAVLAGRVTVDGAVADKPGRRVTPEMRVGVVAPAHPYVGRGGVKLAHALAAFGIDARGAVAIDLGASTGGFTDCLLQAGAVRVYAVDVGHGQLAWSLRRDPRVIVMEGTNARQLTPDRFAAAADLVTADLSFISLRLVWNVIAGLVRPGGSVVALVKPQFEAGRAAVGRGGVVRDPAVHAAVVEDALAAAARSGLTPAAVTPSPITGPAGNIEYLAHLIRQGTAAVPARPRPAAWRPTPALDIDAAVADAHRRLGRRGA from the coding sequence GTGAAGCGGGGGACCGGCGTGCGGCTGGACGAACGGCTGGTGCTGGAGGGCCTCGCGGACACCCGGGCCCGTGCGCAGGCCGCGGTCCTCGCGGGACGCGTCACCGTCGACGGCGCCGTCGCGGATAAGCCGGGCCGCCGCGTGACGCCGGAGATGCGCGTCGGCGTGGTCGCTCCGGCGCACCCGTACGTCGGCCGGGGCGGCGTCAAGCTCGCGCACGCGCTGGCGGCGTTCGGGATCGACGCGCGCGGCGCCGTGGCGATCGATCTCGGCGCCAGCACCGGCGGCTTCACCGACTGTCTGCTGCAGGCGGGGGCCGTCCGGGTCTACGCCGTGGACGTCGGACATGGGCAGCTCGCCTGGAGTCTCCGGCGGGATCCGCGGGTGATCGTCATGGAAGGCACGAACGCACGGCAGCTTACACCCGACCGGTTTGCCGCCGCCGCCGATCTCGTCACCGCGGACCTGTCGTTCATCAGCCTGCGCCTCGTGTGGAACGTGATCGCCGGGCTCGTCCGGCCGGGCGGAAGCGTCGTCGCGCTCGTCAAACCGCAATTCGAAGCGGGCCGGGCCGCGGTGGGGCGCGGCGGGGTCGTCCGCGATCCCGCGGTGCACGCCGCGGTCGTCGAGGACGCGCTCGCCGCCGCCGCGCGGTCGGGGCTCACGCCGGCGGCGGTGACGCCGTCACCAATCACCGGTCCGGCCGGGAACATCGAGTACCTGGCGCATCTCATCAGGCAGGGGACGGCGGCGGTGCCGGCGCGCCCCCGGCCGGCCGCCTGGCGGCCGACTCCGGCGCTCGACATCGATGCCGCCGTCGCGGACGCGCACCGACGCCTCGGAAGGCGCGGCGCATGA
- a CDS encoding farnesyl diphosphate synthase, translated as MPETSRRPVAIESVLAEHGRLVESALDRYLPSESAPPADVHRAMRYSVFAGGKRLRPMLVIAGAEVAGAPPEAVLPSACAVELIHTYSLIHDDLPSMDDSAVRRGRPTCHVVFGEAMAVLAGDALHAHAFELLARNADVPGCPPDRVVRAIRELTLGIGSEGMVGGQVLDLLAVHAVPAEAEVRQIHRLKTGALIRACLKIGAVLAGAEEGDLRALDRYGEHMGLAFQIIDDILDVVGESGKLGKGTGADASQSKVTFPAVFGLERSRRLAAEATDDAVLALAPLGARSARLEDLAIYLLERDR; from the coding sequence CTGGACCGGTATCTCCCCTCGGAAAGCGCCCCCCCGGCCGACGTCCACCGCGCCATGCGGTACAGCGTGTTTGCCGGCGGCAAGCGGCTGCGTCCGATGCTGGTCATCGCCGGCGCCGAGGTCGCGGGCGCCCCGCCCGAGGCCGTGCTGCCCTCGGCCTGCGCGGTCGAGCTGATCCACACCTACTCGCTGATTCACGACGACCTGCCGTCCATGGACGACTCGGCGGTCCGGCGGGGACGGCCGACCTGCCACGTGGTCTTCGGCGAGGCGATGGCCGTGCTGGCCGGCGACGCCCTGCACGCGCATGCGTTCGAGCTGCTGGCGCGGAACGCCGACGTGCCGGGATGTCCGCCGGACCGGGTGGTGCGGGCGATTCGCGAGTTGACGCTCGGCATCGGCAGTGAAGGGATGGTCGGCGGCCAGGTGCTCGACCTGCTCGCCGTCCACGCCGTGCCGGCCGAGGCCGAGGTCCGTCAGATTCACCGTCTGAAGACCGGCGCGCTCATCCGGGCCTGCCTGAAGATCGGCGCTGTGCTTGCCGGAGCCGAGGAGGGTGATCTCCGCGCGCTCGACCGCTACGGGGAGCACATGGGCCTCGCCTTCCAGATCATCGACGATATCCTCGACGTCGTCGGCGAGAGCGGCAAGCTCGGCAAGGGAACCGGGGCCGACGCCAGCCAGTCGAAGGTGACGTTCCCGGCCGTGTTCGGCCTCGAGCGGTCGCGGCGGCTCGCGGCGGAGGCGACGGACGACGCGGTGCTGGCCCTCGCACCGCTCGGCGCGCGCAGCGCGCGGCTCGAAGATCTTGCGATCTATCTGCTGGAGCGGGACCGGTGA